CCGTGGCAGGTCCTCTTGGTGGGGCAGGTCGCCGGCGCCCTCGTCCTACTGGCCGCGGCAGCGGTGCGCCCGGGCCTGCCGAGCGTGACGGATATCGCCTGGGCGGTGCTGGCCGGAATCGGCTCGGCCGCCGGCGGGCTCTTCCTGTTCCGGGGCCTCGCGCGCGGTCGGATGGGGCTGGTGGCACCGATCTCGGCCGTCGGCGCCGCGACCCTGCCGGTGCTCGTGGGTGTCGTCCTCGGCGAGCGTTCCAGCTGGCTGGTCTGGGCCGGGATCGTCGTCGCCCTCCCCGGCATCTGGCTGGTCTCGCGGGAGTCCGGGCATCAGCGTCCGCAGCGCTCGGGGTCTGCTCTCATCGATGGCGGATCGGCCGGCGCCGGGTTCGGAGTGCTGTTCATCTGCCTCGCGCAGATCGGACCGGACGCGGGCCTGCTCCCGCTCGTCGTCAACCAGGCGACCGGCGCCGTGCTGACCGTGGGCGTCGCGGGGCTCCTGCGGCAACCCTGGCGGCCCACTCGTGGGGTGCTCGGCTGGGGCGGCGCCTCCGGTGCGCTCGGAGCCGTGGGGACCCTCACCTTCGTGCTCTCCAGCGGTGCGACCAGCCTCGCTGTGGCCGCCGTGCTCACCTCGCTCTACCCCGCCGTCACGGTCCTACTGGCGGCCGGTGTACTGCGGGAGAGGCTGAGCGCCGCTCAGGGTGCCGGTATCGGCATCTGCACGCTCGCCATCATCGCGCTCTCGCTCGACTGACCCCGTTCCTTCACGCACCTGACCCCGCCCCTCACGAAAAGAGATCCAGATGACGATCACGCCGACACAGGTCCCGGTACGCCGACACCCCGGAGGGGTCACACCATGCTGACCGCGGTTGCGGACGGGGTGCTCGTTCACCGGAGCGCATTGCTGCAGAACAACACCGTCGTGGTCGTCGGCGCCGAGGGCGTCCTGGTCGTCGATCCCGGCCTCACCGCAGCGGAGATGCGCTGCCTCGCCGACGATCTGCGTCCGTTCGGCCCCGTGGCGGCGGGCTTCGCCACGCATCCCGACTGGGACCACGTGCTGTGGCATCCCGTTCTCGGCGACGCCCCCCGGTACGGCACGGCCGCCGCCGCGGCGTTCCTGGAGGAGTTCCGCTCGCACACGGACTGGCGCGAGCGGGCCCGCGAAGCGCTACCGCCGGAGATCGCCGAGGATGTTCCGCTGGAGCCGTTCGGCCTCATCACCGGCTTGCCGCCCGGTACGGCGCGACTGCCATGGCAGGGGCCGGGGGTACGGATGCTGGAGCACTCCGCGCACGCCGTCGGCCATGCCGCGCTGGTCGTCGCCACCTGCCGCGTGCTGATCGGCGGCGACATGCTCTCGGACCTGTTCGTGCCGATGCCGGACATCGCGGGCGCTGGTGACCCCGTCGCCGACTACCTCGCCGGACTGCGGGTGCTGGAGGACGTCGCCGGGGAGGTGGACGTCTTCGTCCCCGGGCACGGCTCGGTCTGCGACGCGGTCGGGCTGCGCGAGCGGATCGCCCGGGACCGCGCCTACATGGTGGCGCTCCGCGACGGCGGACCGTTCGACGATCCGCGGATCGGCGATGCGGTGCCACCGGGATGGGAGTGGGTGGGCGACCTGCACGCCGCCCAGGTCGCGGCGTACGCCCGGCGGAGGGAGGGCACGCCGGGCGAGTCGTGACGCGGCCGGGCGATCAGGCGCGAATTCTGCGGGCAGATGTCCGGATCCGGGCGGTTCTCGACTTGCGTGTGTTCCGAGAACAGGGTGTCAACTACCTCTTGGC
The sequence above is a segment of the Microbacterium caowuchunii genome. Coding sequences within it:
- a CDS encoding MBL fold metallo-hydrolase, translated to MLTAVADGVLVHRSALLQNNTVVVVGAEGVLVVDPGLTAAEMRCLADDLRPFGPVAAGFATHPDWDHVLWHPVLGDAPRYGTAAAAAFLEEFRSHTDWRERAREALPPEIAEDVPLEPFGLITGLPPGTARLPWQGPGVRMLEHSAHAVGHAALVVATCRVLIGGDMLSDLFVPMPDIAGAGDPVADYLAGLRVLEDVAGEVDVFVPGHGSVCDAVGLRERIARDRAYMVALRDGGPFDDPRIGDAVPPGWEWVGDLHAAQVAAYARRREGTPGES
- a CDS encoding DMT family transporter, which produces MNLGVLLALSSAVAYGTSDFVGGIGARRSSPWQVLLVGQVAGALVLLAAAAVRPGLPSVTDIAWAVLAGIGSAAGGLFLFRGLARGRMGLVAPISAVGAATLPVLVGVVLGERSSWLVWAGIVVALPGIWLVSRESGHQRPQRSGSALIDGGSAGAGFGVLFICLAQIGPDAGLLPLVVNQATGAVLTVGVAGLLRQPWRPTRGVLGWGGASGALGAVGTLTFVLSSGATSLAVAAVLTSLYPAVTVLLAAGVLRERLSAAQGAGIGICTLAIIALSLD